ATTGAATTGATCTGTGatcatgaattcaaaatgataGAGTTGTTTTTAATAAGTGTGTAAACTGATGTGACCAACAGGAAAAGGATCCTGGTTCTTTTTCAAGTAGATAATTCACAATATcttcagtttcataaaaccagaatatttcataaaatatcaaagttactgaacaaggaaagaaaataagttTCCCAACACAGACACGCCCTTCACTAACATGCCACAGCAGGGATGTAAATCTTTATgagacatgtttgtgttttacataaAATCTGTGaatttccatgttttatttgatataatatataaacgACACTACAAACTCTAATTTATACGATGATCCTCTAAAATCTGTGCTTCGACGAAGACGAAcgtttggtttcatttaaatagtctttgtgttttttacaaaaacatgaatcaatAGATTTGATCACCAGACGAATGGATTGATGATCATTCGCTTCAGTCGTTTCTTTCCTGTGTGGTTTCCTCACATGATGTTGATGTTCCTCACAAACAgaatgaatattaataactgATGTGTTGATGATGTTCGTGGAGTCAAACTGAGTCATTCTAAAGTGTTGATGTGAAGAAGTTCATGAGCAGCAGATCTGAGGTCTGTGTTTGTCCCAGGGCCTCGTCCTCGGCAGCGTCCTGTTCCCTCTGCGTGTCACGCTGGCGGCCATGTTGTTCCTCCTCAGTTGGCCTCTGGCTCGTCTGCGATTGGCCGGCTTGTCTGCGGAGGAGCGGTCCCGGCCCGTCACCGGCTGGCGCTGGTGGTACTTCCAGGTGACCATCTGGCTTCTGAGCCGAGGCGCCTTCTTCTCGCTGGGCTTCCTGTGggtgaaggtcaaaggtcgcaGGGCCGACCTGAAGGAGGCGCCGGTGCTGGTGGCCGCTCCGCACAGCAGCTTCCTGGACATCTTGGTTCTGTGTACGGCCCGACTGCCGGCGGTGGTGTCGCGGTCCGAGAACTCCAGCCTGCCGGTGATCGGAGGTGAGGAAACTCTGTGATTGGTTCTTTTCTCTGGAGGAGTCGAGGAGCTCGTGTGATTGGTTCGTTTGTTCGTCTGCAGGATAATTCAAAAAGTTCTGGATTTATttacatgaacatttttatcaaagataGATGTCGGCCATGAAAACAGGTGATTCACTtctggatccaggaatgttCCTGAGACATTCTTACACTTACcaactttatatatttatacatatatatatatatatatatatatatatattaaaaattataGGTTTGGGGTCGTTCTCTGAATGTGAGTGTTGCTCTTTTACagtttcatctctcctctcctttccttgtATTCGCATAATTTCCTGGGTACAGTagtttatatattatatttatatattatatataatatattaactGTCACTGAGTAATTTTTAATTTGAGTGAGAATTGGAGTGAATAGCGTTTTCACTCTGCCTCCAGCTCCAATCTCAGGATCTCATTATGTGGATGTGATAATATttcatgataataaaaaaaaaggaaactccaAAGGTAAACGAGTGACTCAGTCCTCTGGCTCTTAATCTGCTGCGCCTGCTTCTTCCTGTGTCCCGTCTTCtgatctttattttcttttgtttccttttcttttttccagcgTTGCTCGAGTCCAAccagtgtgtgttggtgagcaGGACGGATCCCGAGTCGAGGAAGAAGGTCGTCGCTCAGGTCACAGAGAGGCTGACGTCTGGCGGCTACTGGCCTCAGGTCAGAGCTTTAATCACATGATTCATAACTTCATCTTCAGTCTGGTAGAAGTCTGAGTTGATCCACTGTCGTGGTGAGTCACAGGAACAATAGAGCAAATCCTTTGAATCACATATGAGTTACCAGTGGATGAACCGTCTGGTTTGTCACAAACAGCTGATCAACACTTTGATTCGTGTCACATCCTGAAGGTGAACGTGAGACTCACTTCTCATCCACGTCTCCAGGAGGAAGAACACAAGTCGTCTGTCAGAActatgtttatttctttctgtcGTAAATCTCATGAACGTTTGTTTCTTGAATGTCGTCTAGATGCTGATGTTTCCAGAAGGAACCACGACGAACGGCCGATCTCTCATCAGGTTCAAACCAGGTGagtcatgaaaacatgaaaccaGGAGTTTAAACTTCACCACATTCCTCAGTTTCCAGCTGGTTGTTCAGGAATGACGGCAGGCGATTGATCAACTCCGCTCCTCTGATTCGTTCTCATTCCTCTGTGTCACTCATCAGGCGCCTTCCTCGCCGGAGTCCCGGTGCAACCGGTTCTGCTGCGATACCCCAATAAGCTGGTGAGTCACTCTGCTCAGATTTATAAATCATGTGTGCAGACGACTGAACCATCACATATTAATAAGAagtgaatttgtttgttttcttcctgtttggaACGATGAAGGAACCTCTTTCTTTGGTTTTATATAATACGGAAAATATTTCTGTATAGAATCAAAACTTAAAGTGACAAAATGAACTAGCGACGTTATATGAATAATTAAAGTGATTAAGAGTGAATGATTATTACGTGACAGAATCTTTCTGACTCTTCTCAGGACACAGTTTGTTGGACGTATGAAGGAACCAGCTGGTGAGttctgtgattgtgtttctgACACCCGGAACATTTTGTTCTAttcatatattaatatatatttattatatttgctGCTGTTGGACATATTTTTTGTCTGAGGATTTACAGGAAGTGtatggttttaattttttgctttATGATTGTCCAAAACGTAATCCCGTAAAATAATTTATAGATTAGGTATcaatataagataagataaagatTATGATCATTTGCATGGGGCTCTGAAATAATATCTGGATTTTTACACTGTGAAAAGACAGATTACTATAATTTTCTTCATGAATTATAAAATTGACAGGATTGAAGCGCTATGGCACACGACCTCTCAGCTCTACACCAACATGACGGTCGAGGTTCGTACCTGGTTATTTATATAGAGACGAGTCGAAGTTTCACCTTCGATGAAACGTTTATTCATCTCATTGAAACTCGTGTTGACTGAAAACCGCGACATGCTGGCGTCACACACACGACTGTACCAACCAATCACTGTCTGGTAGATTTCACGTAGCCATGACGACAGTGTCAGACTAATTTACAGCTTCACTTCCTAAAGGGAAGGAAGTTGGGTGGGTgtggtctgtgatgtcactgtgtggTGGGTGGGGTCTGTGATGTCACGGTGTGATGGGTGTGGTCTGTGATGTCACGGTATAATGGGTgtggtctgtgatgtcactgtgtggtgggtgtggtctgtgatgtcattgtgttgggtgtggtctgtgatgtcactgtgtgttggGTGTtggctgtgatgtcactgtgtgttgggtgtgggctgtgatgtcacggtgtggtgggtgtggtctgtgatgtcactgtgtgttggGTGTGGGCTGTGATGTCACGGTGTGGTGGGTGTGGTCTTTGATGTCACTGTGTGGTGGGTGTGGTCTGTGAGGTCACGATGTGGTGGGtgtggtctgtgatgtcagattCTGGCTGTAACACACGATGAACGTCTGTGCTTCAGTTCCTGCCGGTGTACAACCCGTCACCTGAGGAGAAGAACAACCCCAAGCTTTTTGCTGACAACGTTCAGAAACTCATGGCCAAGTAAGAACAACACTCGAGCTGCAGCTGACTCATGTTGGTTAGTGTCAGAAGAGTCAAATCTCAGAGACAAAGTTCACGTTTTGTCTgaagtccaaaacccaaagaaaagagcagtaattaattaaaattcttggtcgaaatcaaagaaaattgttgcttctttgtgtgtgagataaatataatgttaaatataatgataataataatgttgttcTCTGTGAACGCAGTAGTTAAACACTTGTGACCtttcacatatttttatttttgtctctatAAATCAAACACTTTATGGTCATTTCGTCATCACTCTGCTCCTGATGAACCTGAGGAACCTGCTCAGTCGTGGcctttgtttttcatatgtCTTCTGCGTCTCAAAGGTCGCGACCTGTCGTGACCTTTCGTGTGTGATTCTCTGCTGTTTCAGGGCACTCGGCGTCCCAGCAACAGACTatgtgatggagggaggagttCCTGTCCGTAAAGTGGGAGACCTCTCACTCCTGCTGGAATCTCCCGCCAGGAAAACGCTGTCGCTGCTGCACGACGACGGGTCAGAGACAACCTTCAGTCAGAGAAGACCTTCGGTCATGTTGGTCGTATGACTTTAGCAATGTTTATGTTTTCCCaccctttcttctctctctcagcctggAGGCATTTGAAATGGAAGCATCTCTGGACCGAATGATTGACAGGTGTCAGTCAAGAGcccaggggtcaaaggtcagtgcaGAGGAGCTCTTCTCTCTTCTGGGACTGAAGCGAAGAGAAACGTCGGTCAGGCTCTGTGGCCTCTTCTCCAAGGTACTTTGGTTTGTGAAATGATTCTTATTCGTGACCTCAACACTTCTCACtaacatgaagatgaagaacagaaaattcaattcaattcaattctattttatttgtatagcgccatataACAACATACTTGTacaataatgatgggtttggatcctgcagctctggggtcagagatacactaggagagagaaaaaacagagttagtgacatgtaatgtaaatacagggggagagagagggagaaagatgctcgtgatataagttcccccagcaaTCTCGGCCTATAGAAGcttaataaagaaatggtttattaaacacctgagcagctggaactataatctttatcaaagaggaaggtttgaaGTTGAACTATAAAAGAAGAGATGtcgtctgcctcctggttccagaggggaggagcctggtggctgaaggctctgcctcctggttccagaggggaggagcctggtggctgaaggctctgcctcctggttccagaggagacgagcctggtggctgaaggctctgcctcctggttccagaggggaggagcctggtggctgaaggctctgcctcctggttccagaggggaggagcctggtggctgaaggctctgcctcctggttccagaggagacgagcctggtggctgaaggctctgcctcctggttccagaggggacgagcttggtggctgaaggctctgcctcctggttccagaggggaggagcctggtggctgaaggctctgcctcctggttccagaggggacgagcttggtggctgaaggctctgcctcctggttccagaggggacgagcttggtggctgaaggctctgcctcctggttccagaggagacgagcctggtggctgaaggctctgcctcctggttccagaggggaggaacctggtggctgaaggctctgcctcctggttccagaggggacgagcttggtggctgaaggctctgcctcctggttccagaggggaggagcctggtggctgaaggctctgcctcctggttccagaggagacgagcttggtggctgaaggctctgcctcctggttccagaggagacgagcctggtggctgaaggctctgcctcctggttccagaggggaggagcctggtggctgaaggctctgcctcctggttccagaggggacgagcttggtggctgaaggctctgcctcctggttccagaggggaggagcctggtggctgaaggctctgcctcctggttccagaggggaggagcctggtggctgaaggctctgcctcctggttccagaggagacgagcttggtggctgaaggctctgcctcctggttccagaggggaggagcctggtggctgaaggctctgcctcctggttccagaggggaggagcctggtggctgaaggctctgcctcctggttccagaggggaggagcctggtggctgaaggctctacctcccattctactctcacAGACTCTGAACCACAAGTCGTCCTGCGttcacagagacaagtgatctattgggataatatgaaactatgagctctgttcAGTTCAGCTATTCTTATATATATCTCTCTTCAAATATCCTAAAATAtctattacatatatatatatatatatatatatatatatatatatatatttttatttttttttttttattttttttgttcagggATCAAAGCACCTGAACATCGAGCTCGATGTTTAACAGAACAAGCTCACAACATGGAAAATGTTTCTTGGATGAATCGACACGTGAtacatttgtcctttttcttttatgaatttTGAGTAAACAAATTAATCTGGTTCTTGTTTCAGGATCAAACTGTGGACGTCAGGCAGTTTTATCTGAGCGTCGCCTCCGGGCGCGTCGGCTTCAGGTCTCTGCTCCACACGGCGTTCAGAGTgagtgataatgatgatgatgatgataatgagaCTAATCTGATTGATGCAGTTTGATTGTtgatcctaaccctaaccctaaacccaATAAGTTAAAATATGTTTCATCACAGAGGATTAAACCTTTCTGTCGTCAACGTCTGTTTGTGTcgttgtctgtgttgtttatttcttctgcTCAGCTGTTTGACggggagggcagagggagggtgagTGCAGAGGAGTTGTCTGGCCTCATGGGGGCGCTGCTGGGGTTCCCTCAGCGCAACACTGCTCAGCTGTTCAGGGAGGTGTCGGCTCACGGCCCCGTCACTGCAGGTGagacttttattaaatattaaagatgaCATCATCTTTTATTGGTCCagacaacagaaacatttgccTGATGAAATGCAGCAAAGAGACGGTGAATTTTGCATATTAATCGGGAGAGATGATGAAGCTTCATGTGTTAAACATTATTCTTCATTcattatcataaaaataaacttcatcTGGTTTCTGCTCCATCTCATCAGAAAACCTGC
This region of Scophthalmus maximus strain ysfricsl-2021 chromosome 12, ASM2237912v1, whole genome shotgun sequence genomic DNA includes:
- the lpcat4 gene encoding lysophospholipid acyltransferase LPCAT4; amino-acid sequence: MEESDRRADDRRSSDRRSTDEYPHPFIHRVKLTGPQRIRGLVLGSVLFPLRVTLAAMLFLLSWPLARLRLAGLSAEERSRPVTGWRWWYFQVTIWLLSRGAFFSLGFLWVKVKGRRADLKEAPVLVAAPHSSFLDILVLCTARLPAVVSRSENSSLPVIGALLESNQCVLVSRTDPESRKKVVAQVTERLTSGGYWPQMLMFPEGTTTNGRSLIRFKPGAFLAGVPVQPVLLRYPNKLDTVCWTYEGTSWIEALWHTTSQLYTNMTVEFLPVYNPSPEEKNNPKLFADNVQKLMAKALGVPATDYVMEGGVPVRKVGDLSLLLESPARKTLSLLHDDGLEAFEMEASLDRMIDRCQSRAQGSKVSAEELFSLLGLKRRETSVRLCGLFSKDQTVDVRQFYLSVASGRVGFRSLLHTAFRLFDGEGRGRVSAEELSGLMGALLGFPQRNTAQLFREVSAHGPVTAENLLRVLTTHPTYQRVANEYLQPEEAVSRLPFTPLANEKPENNNRHLQDNDNKKFE